One segment of Neoarius graeffei isolate fNeoGra1 chromosome 20, fNeoGra1.pri, whole genome shotgun sequence DNA contains the following:
- the LOC132869379 gene encoding fibroin heavy chain-like: protein MGKGAGAGKGGGIGAGAEAGKGTGKGNGAGQRAGTGKGAGKGAGTGKGAGTGGTGKGAGQGTGKRAAAGKGAGTGKGTGGAAKGARAGQGLGAGTGTGKGAGAGKGAGTRIGQGIGAGRGTGGGAGKGAGTGKEAGKGKGAGAGKGSGAGTGQGAGKGAGTGEGTGAGQGAGAGTGKGAGTGKVKGAGKGAGTGQEAGAGKGVGQGAGTGKGAGTGAGAAKGAGTGGGAGQGKGSGTRIGQGIGAGRGTGGGAGKGAGTGKGAGKGKGAGAGKGSGVGTGQGAGKGAGTGVGQGEGTGAGQGAGAGTGKGAGTGTGAGTGKVKGAGKGAGTGQEAGTGKGVGQGAGTGAGAGTGGGAGQGKGTGAGAGGGQGEGTGAGQGAGAETGKEAGTGTGAGTGKVKRAGPGKEAGTGEGAGKGTGARTGAEAGKGKREGTGRGAEQDKEQEKEQKKVQEQEQEKEQEKGQKKVQEKEQEKEQEQDKVQEQALEQEKEQEKEQEQDKD, encoded by the exons ATgggaaaaggagcaggagcaggaaaAGGAGGAGGAATAGGAGCAGGAGCAGAAGCAGGAAAAGGAACAGGAAAAGGAAATGGAGCAGGACAAAGAGCAGGAACAGGAAAAGGAGCAGGAAAAGGAGCAGGCACAGGAAAAGGGGCAGGAACAGGAGGAACAGGAAAAGGGGCAGGACAAGGAACAGGAAAAAGAGCAGCAGcaggaaaaggagcaggaacaggaaaaGGAACAGGAGGAGCAGCAAAAGGAGCAAGAGCAGGACAAGGACTAGGAGCAGGAACAGGCACaggaaaaggagcaggagcaggaaaaggagcaggaacaagaaTAGGACAAGGAATAGGAGCAGGAAGAGGAACAGGAGGAGGAGCAGGAAAAGGAGCGGGAACAGGAAAAGAAGCAGGAAAgggaaaaggagcaggagcaggaaaAGGATCAGGAGCGGGAACTGGACAAGGAGcaggaaaaggagcaggaacaggagaAGGAACAGGAGCAGGACAAGGAGCAGGTGCAGGAAcaggaaaaggagcaggaacaggaaaagtaaaaggagcaggaaaaggagcaggaacaggacaAGAAGCAGGAGCAGGAAAAGGAGTAGGacaaggagcaggaacaggaaaaggagcaggaacaggcgCAGGAGCAgcaaaaggagcaggaacaggaggaGGAGCAGGACAAGGAAAAGGATCAGGAACAAGAATAGGACAAGGAATAGGAGCAGGAAGAGGAACAGGAGGAGGAGCAGGAAAAGGAGCGGGAACAGGAAAAGGAGCAGGAAAgggaaaaggagcaggagcaggaaaAGGATCAGGAGTGGGAACTGGACAAGGAGcaggaaaaggagcaggaacaggagtAGGACAAGGAGAAGGAACAGGAGCAGGACAAGGAGCAGGTGCAGGAAcaggaaaaggagcaggaacaggcacaggagcaggaacaggaaaagtaaaaggagcaggaaaaggagcaggaacaggacaAGAAGCAGGAACAGGAAAAGGAGTAGGACAAGGAGCAGGAACAGGCgcaggagcaggaacaggaggaGGAGCAGGACAAGGAAAGGGAACAGGAGCAGGTGCAGGAGGAGGACAAGGAGAAGGAACAGGAGCAGGACAAGGAGCAGGTGCAGAAACAGGAAAAGAAGCAGGAACAGGCACAGGAGCAGGGACAGGAAAAGTAAAAAGAGCAGGACCAGGAAAAGAAGCAGGAACAGGAGAAGGTGCAGGAAAAGGAACAGGAGCAAGAACAGGAGCAGAAGCAGGAAAAGGAAAAAGAGAAGGAACAGGAAGAGGAGCA GAGCAGGACAAGGAACAGGAAAAGGAGCAGAAAAAGGTGcaggagcaggaacaggaaaaGGAACAGGAAAAGGGGCAGAAAAAGGTGCAGGAGAAGGAACAGGAAAAGGAACAGGAGCAGGACAAAGTGCAGGagcaggcactggagcaggaaaaGGAGCAGGAAAAGGAGCAAGAGCAGGACAAGGACTAG